In a single window of the Bactrocera dorsalis isolate Fly_Bdor chromosome 2, ASM2337382v1, whole genome shotgun sequence genome:
- the LOC105226780 gene encoding protein hemingway gives MSDELNSDEDPYANESFENDTDEIPEISETDSESEIEPEMVPSNSSLYAYARSRFSGRKGSLQNKNYVPYDSSSEDDQDVVISETIAEINTEPMCMDDAIKTPKISFKAALTRRSSSARVIGNKRMLVEPLSIVEIPNTAPTVSDDVSNGEVSDNVDEDATAEVKTEKEAEVLDKFKDLSCIQDDSSQEEDNVLLPCNAPQPHEAPDDNDSHKEIDVHVNSFDISSEKLRENMNNFADIASVSDGPSKENDNELVEYEPSIDVHITSETPTSFNSEEYAFHLNFLKTCGSSDKLRMRSNPRKSWSFSNDRMREIERHNHILLRKILSQKPTYHLATPKPTKFATLPPTTRITSAAINRKKKQRQIDLDNQGLKRRIEAITLRRPTLQHLN, from the exons ATGTCTGATGAATTGAATTCAGATGAAGACCCATACGCGAACGAGTCTTTCGAAAATGACACGGATGAGATACCTGAAATATCTGAAACGGACAGTGAGAGTGAAATAGAACCCGAAATGGTACCATCTAATAGTTCG CTCTATGCTTACGCTAGAAGCCGGTTTAGTGGACGCAAGGGCTCGTTGCAAAATAAGAATTACGTACCCTACGATAGTTCCTCAGAAGACGACCAAGATGTGGTAATCAGTGAGACTATCGCCGAAATTAACACCGAACCCATGTGCATGGATGACGCTATCAAAACgccaaaaatttcttttaaggcAGCGCTGACCCGGCGCAGTTCCTCGGCGCGAGTGATTGGAAACAAACGAATGCTTGTTGAACCGCTTTCTATTGTGGAAATACCAAATACTGCACCTACCGTAAGCGATGATGTGAGCAATGGTGAAGTCTCGGACAATGTCGATGAAGATGCGACAGCTGAAGTGAAAACGGAAAAAGAGGCCGAGGTACTTGACAAATTTAAAGACTTAAGTTGTATTCAAGACGACTCAAGTCAGGAAGAAGATAATGTATTGTTGCCGTGCAATGCTCCGCAACCGCATGAAGCACCTGATGACAATGATTCACACAAAGAGATAGATGTGCACGTGAATTCTTTTGACATATCATCAGAGAAATTGAgagaaaatatgaataattttgCGGATATTGCTAGCGTTAGTGATGGTCCGTCAAAGGAAAATGATAATGAGCTTGTGGAATATGAGCCAAGTATTGATGTACATATTACTAGCGAAACACCGACCAGTTTTAATTCAGAGGAGTATGCCTTCCATTTGAACTTCTTAAAGACGTGTGGATCAAGTGACAAACTGAG AATGCGGTCCAATCCCCGCAAAAGCTGGAGCTTCTCTAACGATCGCATGCGGGAAATTGAGCGGCACAACCATATTTTGCTACGAAAAATACTCTCACAGAAGCCGACATACCATTTGGCCACACCAAAGCCTACTAAA TTCGCCACATTACCTCCAACCACGCGTATCACCAGCGCAGCGATAAACCGAAAGAAGAAGCAACGACAAATTGATCTGGATAATCAAGGACTCAAGCGCCGCATCGAAGCTATAACTCTTCGACGTCCCACGCTGcaacatttaaattaa
- the LOC105226781 gene encoding Werner Syndrome-like exonuclease, translated as MIRQRRKRSTEENAVFPAKDKENTDQDDNPPKRRSARLTRNTRSMAEDDIVVPEEIEIKRKLPFIKYKGAIKYHTEGHEIAEASDLIFQWVEKQVHTELVPMAFDMEWPFSFQTGPGKSAVIQICVEEHCCYIFQLTNLKRLPAALVALLKHPKVRLHGVNIKNDFRKLARDFPEVNADHLIEKCVDLGVWCNQVCQTGGRWSLDRLANYVVEQTVDKNKKVRMSKWHVIPLDENQLLYAAIDVYIGQVIYRELEKREKIKLKNEVEFKEKNGEAAFKAVKALGETFLNKAEEIALSDSGKQEAKTIE; from the exons ATGATAAGACAGCGTAGAAAAAGAAGTACAGAAGAg AACGCCGTGTTTCCGGCAAAGGACAAAGAAAATACTGACCAGGATGACAATCCACCGAAGCGGCGTAGTGCACGCTTGACGCGCAACACACGCTCAATGGCTGAAGATGACATTGTAGTTCCGGAAGAAATAGAAATTAAGCGCAAACTTCCATTTATAAAGTACAAGGGCGCTATTAAATACCATACAGAAGGACATGAAATAGCAGAAGCGTCAGACCTAATATT TCAGTGGGTAGAAAAGCAAGTACATACTGAATTGGTGCCGATGGCGTTTGACATGGAATGGCCATTTTCTTTTCAAACTGGACCGGGCAAATCTGCCGTTATACAAATATGTGTCGAGGAGCACTGCTGTTACATATTTCAATTGACCAATTTGAAACGCCTGCCTGCTGCGCTGGTAGCACTGCTAAAACATCCAAAAGTTCGACTACATGGtgtaaacataaaaaa CGATTTTCGCAAGCTGGCTCGTGATTTCCCAGAAGTAAATGCAGATCATCTTATAGAAAAGTGTGTAGACTTGGGTGTTTGGTGTAATCAAGTGTGTCAAACTGGTGGACGTTGGAGTTTAGACCGCTTGGCAAATTATGTT GTTGAGCAAACtgtagacaaaaacaaaaaagtacgtATGAGTAAATGGCATGTTATTCCACTGGATGAAAACCAACTTCTGTATGCAGCTATCGATGTCTAC ATTGGACAAGTTATTTATCGTGAATTGGAGAAACGTGAAAAGATAAAGCTCAAAAACGAGGTGGAATTCAAAGAGAAAAATGGCGAAGCAGCATTCAAAGCTGTTAAGGCATTGGGTGAAACCTTTTTAAATAAGGCTGAAGAGATTGCATTGTCCGATTCTGGAAAGCAAGAGGCTAAAACAATAGAGTAG
- the LOC105226779 gene encoding nucleoporin Nup43 — protein MDTRMNTFFVSEKISKTRWLPDNLQASERFLTGSWDMPSNFVRLWRLQQNQYADDYNEFVPRCSDKQSFNSDITGIEFVTTDLAVVSSSDGRITIVEIKRAVEDDILQQNAQSDVLHKFNASGDAAPCTAVSVYEREIATVGEDGRLNIISANDVNQIRRTLEADSIALTAVKYVNPNEVLTANRMGVIRMFDTRATEEEVAVTAFMTSCEDERRPNYVSALTSHPTQPHIVLAGSEEGSITVWDLRQPGYPASYLSAHKSAITEIGFHHREPSKLFTASECGELWLWQQQSNMSITSMEKPVAENVNPWLNGERAKNRINVTCLISNLRKSINTFDASGSKLICGSDSEAIYLIDNIY, from the exons ATGGACACAAGaatgaatacattttttgtttcggAAAAAATATCCAAGACACGTTGGCTTCCAGATAATTTGCAAGCAAGCGAACGTTTCCTAACCGGCAGCTGGGATATGCCTTCAAATTTTGTGCGTTTGTGGCGTTTACAGCAGAACCAATATGCCGATGACTACAATGAATTTGTGCCGCGCTGTAGTGACAAACAATCCTTCAATAGTGACATTACAGGCATCGAATTCGTTACTACCGACTTAGCTGTTGTCAGTAGCTCTGATg GTCGCATAACAATAGTGGAAATTAAGCGTGCGGTTGAAGACGATATTTTGCAACAAAACGCCCAAAGTGATGTCCTGCACAAATTTAACGCAAGCGGAGATGCGGCGCCTTGTACGGCCGTATCGGTATATGAAAGAGAGATAGCCACAGTTGGCGAAGATGGTCGATTGAATATTATCAGTGCTAATGATGTCAATCAAATACGGCGCACTCTTGAAGCTGACAGCATTGCGCTAACAGCTGTTAAATATGTCAATCCGAATGAGGTGCTTACCGCAAATCGCATGGGTGTCATACGCATGTTCGATACAAGAGCAACTGAAGAAGAGGTAGCTGTTACGGCTTTCATGACATCGTGTGAGGATGAGAGAAGACCGAACTATGTATCTGCACTCACCTCACATCCCACCCAACCGCATATCGTACTAGCCGGATCGGAGGAGGGCTCCATAACCGTATGGGATCTTCGTCAACCGGGCTATCCGGCATCCTACTTGAGTGCACACAAGAGCGCCATAACAGAAATCGGGTTTCATCATAGAGAACCTTCGAAACTCTTCACAGCCTCAGAGTGTGGCGAATTATGGTTGTGGCAACAGCAATCTAACATGAGCATTACAAGTATGGAAAAACCGGTAGCTGAAAATGTTAATCCCTGGTTAAATGGCGAGCGCGCAAAGAATCGTATTAATGTGACATGTTTAATCTCCAATTTGCGCAAATCTATCAATACATTTGACGCAAGCGGCTCGAAGCTAATCTGCGGCAGTGATAGTGaagcaatttatttaattgataaTATATACTAA
- the LOC105226778 gene encoding prolyl 4-hydroxylase subunit alpha-2, whose product MSKMRWKGATLLFVVVGLLSTCSAQIDYFSSISGLENLLRTEEYLLQSFREYVRASKHQLQTLESELHRIEMEYAQAARNTENYLTNPVNVYRLMKRLTTDWTIYEERVQSDEAANTFLRQMVEFRETLSFPSGEDFKASAAALARLQETYHLDTAQIAGGFLNGVKYGTSMTWQDCFVLGKQLFHLEEYNHTKLWLKESMQRLSREPYYMDPHTLEYVEDVAKSLLNLGDLETALKLSDDVLSLDPTRATASYVRNTILSPVGERKPTLTTSPSYYHQTEEFETYKKVCRGEITASPTQLRPLRCRYESKNHPYRLLAPFKVEEHSLDPLVLTLHDFIDDTKIETIKYLATPYMQRSTVRDVVTLSKATDFRISKNAWLAYQEHTYMQDMLRDLQDLTGLDVTRCEKLQVANYGLGGHYEPHWDFYLDTERLPEGLGNRIATAIFYLSEVEQGGATAFPNLNFAIKPKKGNVLFWYNLHRSLEGDYRTRHAACPVLKGSKWIGNVWINAITQPFTRPCLLHKDDAISKPYSTIV is encoded by the exons atgtccAAAATGCGTTGGAAAGGTGCCACCCTCCTGTTCGTCGTTGTCGGCCTGCTGTCCACTTGCAGCGCTCAAATTGATTATTTCTCATCCATTTCCGGCTTAGAGAATTTGCTCCGCACCGAAGAGTATCTGCTGCAAAGCTTCCGAGAATATGTGCGCGCCAGCAAGCATCAACTGCAGACACTTGAGAG TGAACTGCATCGCATCGAAATGGAATATGCGCAGGCGGCCCGTAATACCGAAAATTATTTAACCAATCCCGTCAATGTTTACCGCTTAATGAAGCGCCTAACCACCGATTGGACGATTTATGAGGAGCGCGTGCAATCAGATGAGGCTGCGAACA CTTTCCTGCGACAAATGGTTGAGTTTCGCGAAACTCTCAGTTTCCCAAGTGGAGAAGACTTCAAAGCATCCGCGGCTGCTTTGGCTCGTCTGCAGGAGACTTATCATCTGGATACGGCGCAGATAGCAGGCGGTTTCTTAAATGGCGTCAAATATGG TACAAGCATGACCTGGCAGGACTGTTTTGTTTTGGGTAAGCAACTGTTTCATTTGGAGGAATACAATCATACGAAATTGTGGTTGAAGGAATCCATGCAACGACTCAGTCGCGAACCATATTACATGGATCCGCACACACTAGAGTATGTGGAGGATGTTGCAAAGAGTTTGCTCAATTTAG GCGATTTAGAAACCGCGCTCAAGCTCTCAGATGACGTGTTGAGCCTTGATCCCACACGTGCAACCGCTTCATATGTGAGAAACACAATACTCAGTCCGGTTGGCGAGCGGAAGCCAACGCTAACCACAAGTCCCTCGTACTACCAT CAAACCGAGGAATTTGAGACGTATAAGAAAGTGTGTCGCGGCGAAATCACTGCATCGCCCACGCAATTGCGTCCGCTGCGCTGCCGTTACGAAAGCAAAAATCATCCTTATCGTCTTCTCGCCCCATTTAAAGTGGAGGAGCACAGCCTGGATCCGTTGGTGTTGACACTTCACGATTTTATCGACGACACCAAGATTGAAACCATCAAATACTTGGCCACGCCCTACATGCAACGCTCCACCGTGCGCGATGTGGTCACTCTGTCCAAAGCTACCGACTTCCGCATCAGCAAGAACGCTTGGCTGGCCTATCAAGAACACACTTACATGCAGGATATGTTGCGTGATTTGCAGGACCTCACTGGCCTCGATGTGACGCGCTGCGAGAAATTACAGGTCGCCAACTACGGACTGGGCGGCCACTATGAGCCGCACTGGGACTTTTATTTG GACACCGAACGTCTGCCCGAGGGACTAGGTAATCGCATTGCCACCGCCATAttttat CTCTCTGAAGTCGAACAAGGTGGCGCTACTGCCTTTCCGAATTTGAATTTCGCCATAAAACCCAAGAAGGGCAATGTGCTGTTCTGGTACAATTTACACCGATCTTTGGAAGGCGATTACCGCACGAGGCACGCAGCCTGTCCGGTGCTGAAAGGATCTAAGTGGA TCGGCAATGTCTGGATCAACGCCATAACGCAGCCATTCACCCGGCCCTGCCTGTTGCATAAGGACGATGCAATTTCCAAACCATACTCCACAATAGTATAG